In the genome of Osmerus mordax isolate fOsmMor3 chromosome 15, fOsmMor3.pri, whole genome shotgun sequence, one region contains:
- the nrros gene encoding transforming growth factor beta activator LRRC33 — MVVFLPPLLLLLLLLSGQLVQTSSHPHPDSCRLVQTAALCNHGQLSSVPLGLPGFIEELHLNHNHIQTLQNGPSYPALHTLSCPDNQLETVGSKFFSHTPLIEHLNFAVNNLHVGYQETSRALTTLSQLRVLDLSDNGLTEDMASVLLQNLTRVEHLNLSRNLLLRLDERSFRDMHQLRELDLQRNSLFEIDGAFLHMHRLQRLNLAFNYLPCLLNFQMVQLLVLNVSHNSLEWFISNQDLEETFQLETLDLSDNRLLFFPFLPTRSHLRNLHLSKNRLSFYEHLDSNATSNWTTSIHFYNLGGNLSGVMARLWSDDLHGDISSLELLDLSWNQVSYLPHGFVGSMPILTWLKMGTNCLEVLDLSREQLPGSLYELDLSNNRLTDLRASGGSVGELGNLTYLNLSQNSLQRLPSWWFSSLPSLVSVDLSSNPVGVCPSGHQDDSSCVVWRNIPSLKQLQLAGCHLGTLPDSAFSGTPLTHLELSNNPELIIQPTALQGLSRTLQHLGLGNTGLRDFDFSHFHHLKSLNLSGNSLTRLPDSLLSLQLTCLDLRNNRLSSLTASQASSLASSLQTVLLNGNPFNCCRLDWYWTFERTEALRMVDSWDVTCLGLDEQTHRVQLLSSPSCESEGEESVFWYVLLFLSVALSLVGISALCLLTFRPRTLPRAIKKKCWRPTPY, encoded by the coding sequence GTTCAGACGGCAGCTCTCTGTAACCACGGCCAGCTGTCCTCGGTGCCCCTCGGCCTGCCTGGCTTCATAGAGGAGCTTCATCTAAACCACAATCACATCCAGACGCTGCAGAACGGCCCCAGCTACCCcgccctccacaccctcagctGCCCTGACAACCAGTTAGAAACAGTGGGCTCCAAATTCTTCTCCCACACACCTCTCATTGAACACCTCAACTTTGCCGTCAACAACCTTCACGTCGGGTACCAGGAAACCAGCCGCGCGCTGACGACGCTCTCGCAGCTCCGAGTTCTGGATCTCTCCGATAACGGCCTGACGGAGGACATGGCCTCAGTACTCCTCCAGAACCTGACCCGGGTGGAGCACCTGAACCTATCCAGGAACCTGCTACTGCGGCTGGACGAGCGGTCCTTCAGGGACATGCACCAGCTCCGGGAACTGGACTTGCAGAGGAACTCTCTGTTTGAGATTGACGGGGCCTTCCTCCACATGCACAGGCTCCAAAGACTCAACCTGGCCTTTAACTATCTGCCTTGCCTGCTCAACTTCCAGATGGTTCAGCTGCTGGTCCTGAACGTCAGCCACAACTCCCTAGAGTGGTTCATCTCCAaccaggacctggaggagacGTTCCAGCTGGAGACCTTAGATTTGTCGGACAACAGGCTGCTGTTCTTCCCCTTCCTGCCCACCCGCAGCCACCTGCggaacctccacctctccaagaACAGGCTGAGCTTCTACGAGCACCTGGACAGCAACGCCACCTCCAACTGGACCACCAGCATTCACTTCTACAATCTGGGGGGCAACCTGAGCGGCGTGATGGCACGGCTCTGGTCAGATGACCTGCACGGGGACATCTCctccctggagctgctggaccTCAGCTGGAACCAGGTCTCCTACCTGCCCCATGGCTTTGTGGGCAGCATGCCCATTCTGACCTGGCTGAAGATGGGGACCAACTGCTTGGAGGTGCTGGACCTCTCCAGGGAACAGCTTCCAGGGAGTTTATACGAGCTGGACCTGAGTAACAACCGACTGACGGATCTTCGCGCCAGCGGGGGTTCTGTGGGAGAGCTGGGTAACCTGACATACCTGAACCTGAGCCAAAACAGCCTGCAGAGACTACCCTCCTGGTGGTTCTCCTCCTTGCCCAGCCTGGTGTCTGTGGACCTAAGCAGCAACCCTGTGGGGGTCTGCCCGTCTGGGCACCAGGACGACTCCTCCTGTGTCGTCTGGAGGAACATTCCCTCCCTGAAGCAGCTGCAACTGGCAGGGTGCCACCTGGGGACACTCCCAGATTCAGCCTTCTCAGGTACTCCCCTCACACACTTGGAACTGTCCAACAATCCTGAACTCATCATCCAGCCCACAGCCCTACAGGGCTTGAGCAGAACTTTACAGCATCTGGGTTTAGGGAACACAGGCCTGCGAGACTTTGACTTCTCCCATTTCCACCATCTCAAGTCATTAAACCTTTCAGGAAACTCTCTCACACGGCTCCCAGACTCGTTGCTGAGTCTTCAGTTGACATGTCTGGATCTGAGGAACAACAGACTGAGCTCTCTGACCGCCAGCCAGGCTAGCTCgttagcctccagcctccagactGTTCTTCTCAACGGGAACCCGTTCAACTGCTGTCGGTTGGACTGGTACTGGACGTTTGAGAGGACGGAAGCACTCAGGATGGTTGATAGCTGGGACGTCACGTGCCTAGGACTTGATGAGCAGACTCACAGGGTGCAGCTGCTCAGCTCTCCTTCGTGTGAgtctgagggggaggagtctgtcTTCTGGTACGTGCTGCTCTTCCTGTCCGTCGCTCTCTCACTCGTCGGCATCTCAGCCCTCTGCCTGCTCACCTTCAGGCCCAGAACACTGCCCAGAGCCATCAAGAAAAAATGTTGGAGGCCCACACCTTACTAA